TCGAAGCTGCTTTAAACCGCAGGTCGCGACCCATAACAGACGCTAATTCTTTAATCGATATTCGTTTTGATGTATCATCGCGAGCAGGAAACACCTTTCTTTATATCTAGGAAAAAACTATCGTATGTACTCCAAATTTGTTGTTTTTGTATCGCTGTTAAGCAGCTTAACCCTCAGCATTCCTGCCAACTCTTCTCCAGACCTGATAGTCAACAGCATCAAAGAGGTAGAGCAAAACCTGGGTGCTAAAGTAGGAGTCTCAATCTACAGCGTTTCTGATGGTTACCTTTGGCATTACAACGGCGATTCACGTTTTCCGTTGATGAGCACCTTTAAACCTCTTGCATGTGCGAAATTGCTCCACGATGTTGAAACGGCGAAGCTGTCGATTGATCGATCTGTGAAGATTGAGGAACAAGACCTTATTACTTGGTCGCCGATAACAGAAAAGCTTGTTGGAGAGAGCTTTTCCCTCAAGCAGGCTTGCACGGCTGCACTGGTTATGAGTGACAACACAGCGGCTAATATAGTACTGGACGGTATTAGTGGCCCATCTGAATTGACCTTGTTCATGAAAGAACTCGGTGATGAAGTAACGCGACTGGATCGTATAGAGCCTCATTTAAATGAAGCGCGAAGCGGGGATGAGCGTGATACAACAACACCTAACGCGATTGTAAAAAGCCTCGGGAAACTGCTTTATGGCGAGAAACTCTCAAGTGGCTCTAAAGAACAATTAATTGAATGGATGGCTGGCAACAAGGTGTCCGATAGCTTGTTGCGTTCAGTGCTACCAGAGGGGTGGTCAATTGCTGATAGGTCGGGTGCTGGTGGTTTTGGGTCTAGGGGAATCACCGCTGCGATTTGGTCAAATGAACAGCAGCCATTAATTGTTGCGATATATCTCACCCAGACTGAAGCTTCGTTTGACGAGAGAAATAAAGCTATTGCCAAAATAGGTAGAGAAATTTTCGCTTCTTATAACTAAGGCAACTTGGCGGGTACTAAGCACCTCAGCATCATAAGATGAGAGGTGTTCTTTCAATCTTCCTTTATAGCGGCAGCTAAATCGCAGCGAACCCGTAGAAAGCCATGCTCCAGCCGCCCG
The sequence above is a segment of the Providencia huaxiensis genome. Coding sequences within it:
- the bla gene encoding class A beta-lactamase, which encodes MYSKFVVFVSLLSSLTLSIPANSSPDLIVNSIKEVEQNLGAKVGVSIYSVSDGYLWHYNGDSRFPLMSTFKPLACAKLLHDVETAKLSIDRSVKIEEQDLITWSPITEKLVGESFSLKQACTAALVMSDNTAANIVLDGISGPSELTLFMKELGDEVTRLDRIEPHLNEARSGDERDTTTPNAIVKSLGKLLYGEKLSSGSKEQLIEWMAGNKVSDSLLRSVLPEGWSIADRSGAGGFGSRGITAAIWSNEQQPLIVAIYLTQTEASFDERNKAIAKIGREIFASYN